Part of the Engraulis encrasicolus isolate BLACKSEA-1 chromosome 23, IST_EnEncr_1.0, whole genome shotgun sequence genome is shown below.
tgaacaagacattttgcgaatacatgcctaacaaatgtttcatTTAGGTACTTAtaaagggacattgtatgtattagtgctaatagatgtatccctaaaataaagtgttaccagcatATGCTATGTGCTAAAAGCAATCAGGAACTGACGTTTTGACCTGCATAAGTGAAACAATGATGTGACAATTGAACAAGAACTTTAGAGAATTACGATTCTGATTCCAGGAAAGcaccaaaccaattgagaacCAATTGTTTACCAACTAAAAAGGATGGATTCATAATTTTACATAGGTTACTTCATAACCTGTATTTCTCACCTGGCGTGACTCGGCCTTGCCATATCGCAGATTTGTGGCAAAGTGTTCACAGTTGGCACTTGTGATTTTGTACGGCACGGTCTTGCCCTCCATGGCTATCGCGTCCTTTATGATATCCTCTATAGGGCGGGGTTGATATTCGTTGTCCAGGATATTATTGACTTTCCAATCGTTTCCATTCACCACGTCCTCCAGCTTCTCCTTCTTCACAATGGCTATGGGACTTGTCACGCTGGCGGACCCCATTGCCTGTTGGTCTAAAGAGGTGTGCATATTAATAATACAGCCGTTGCAAAACGTTTTTTGTCGCCTATCAATctgtttggaacaacagctaataacctgactttcaattgatcacttggcttcagaagtcgctcatatgaaagctacaaccctcccaaatgaagttgtatgtacaaaaataaatgtaatgtTCCAAAGGAGGATTGACCATTTAATGAACACAgaaagggcagattttcacaagacaaaagttttgtcgcctatcgaacataatgtgaaaatcagAGGTGCCAAGTAACAAAGTACAAATACTGTACTTAAATACACTTTTTAGGTATCTGTACTTTACTACTTCTGACTTCTACTTATTACATTTTTGCACAAGTATCTGTACTTTTTATTCCTTACATTTTCAAAAGAGTCGTTACTCATTACTCTTGGCTTCAGTTCAATGTTTGTAAATATATATTTCACGGCATGTGCACTACGGTGACCAACCATCCTGCACAGCGTTAAGCCCAAATCATGTCACGCGAATTGACAGTTTGCCCTACATTATCAATATTTACTTGAAGAAAAATGTTGATGTCTCTATCCCTGAGACCTAGGCAGCCACAGGGGTTCAAAGACCCACCTGCGTAAAATCAAGTCAGAGGTGGTGGGTTAATTTCGTTTCATCATGCTACTTTTTAGTAACATCT
Proteins encoded:
- the LOC134440019 gene encoding phospholipase A and acyltransferase 4-like, with product MADEENPKAGDLIEVFRLTYQHWAVYIGEGYVIHLASPDQQAMGSASVTSPIAIVKKEKLEDVVNGNDWKVNNILDNEYQPRPIEDIIKDAIAMEGKTVPYKITSANCEHFATNLRYGKAESRQVRNTGYEVTYVKL